One genomic window of Scatophagus argus isolate fScaArg1 chromosome 16, fScaArg1.pri, whole genome shotgun sequence includes the following:
- the fam117aa gene encoding protein FAM117B isoform X3, with protein sequence MSARSGAAAPRGCSNPSLLPLRATVPYQLQRGSALLCREVNTADRTAARPPKPTMRRTLSLDAIVGPYLQGQWPKEAESSAVTCVNDKATQTMPLIPLNRLAPRLRRSVEGLNLELEEVFVSEKPDEQHEILDIPDGHRAPVPVQRCSSGSQSESSPGPLDPSLLSPSQSPCPLDPSLLSPSSSPCPLNPSLLCPSQSPCAMGEPEPVETLCPSPSTLLPSFALDPPLLQSCSSSPRPNKTCSFQREPPEGCERVRVCEETLSACQDEPLLQPSCPDPNKVNFTPHGGSAFCPVSLLKPLLPSMDLLFRGLSVSPVTGCPGQASPTRHLGMQ encoded by the exons ATGTCGGCCAGAAGTGGAGCAGCAGCACCTCGGGGGTGCAGCAACCCCAGCCTGCTGCCCCTCAGAGCCACAGTGCCTTACCAGCTCCAGAGGGGCTCAGCTCTCCTCTGTCGAGAGGTCAACACGG CTGACAGGACTGCGGCTCGCCCGCCGAAACCCACCATGCGGCGAACCCTTTCTCTGGACGCCATCGTTGGACCGTATCTGCAGGGACAGTGGCCCAAAGAGGCGGAGAGCTCGGCTGTCACGTGCGTCAATGACAAAGCCACGCAG ACGATGCCCCTGATTCCGCTGAACAGACTCGCCCCTCGGCTGCGACGCAGCGTCGAAGGTCTGAACCTGGAGCTGGAAGAGGTGTTTGTTTCGGAGAAACCTGACGAGCAGCACGAG ATTTTGGATATCCCAGATGGCCACAGGGCACCTGTCCCGGTCCAGAGATGCAGCAGTGGCTCTCAGAGCGAGTCCTCCCCGGGCCCCCTGgatccttccctcctctctccctctcagtccCCCTGTCCTCTAGATCCATCGCTTCTGTCGCCTTCAAGTTCCCCTTGTCCACTGAACCCATCTCTTTTGTGCCCATCACAGTCTCCGTGTGCCATGGGAGAGCCGG AGCCGGTGGAGACCCTGTGTCCCTCCCCGTCAACATTGCTCCCTTCATTTGCATTGGATCCTCCTTTGTTGCAgtcctgttcctcctctccacGTCCCAACAAAACCTGCTCCTTCCAGCGTGAGCCACCAGAGGGCTGCGAGAGAGTTCGAGTATGCGAGGAGACATT GTCTGCCTGTCAGGATGAGCCTCTGCTCCAGCCATCCTGCCCTGACCCCAATAAAGTCAACTTTACCCCCCATGGAGGCTCCGCTTTCTGCCCCGTCAGTCTTCTGAAGCCCCTGCTGCCCTCCATGGACCTCCTCTTCCGCGGCCTGTCAGTCTCTCCGGTCACTGGCTGCCCAGGTCAGGCCTCTCCCACCAGGCACCTGGGGATGCAGTAG
- the fam117aa gene encoding protein FAM117A isoform X1, whose product MSARSGAAAPRGCSNPSLLPLRATVPYQLQRGSALLCREVNTADRTAARPPKPTMRRTLSLDAIVGPYLQGQWPKEAESSAVTCVNDKATQTPSSWAEETRGRRSSGGHKRSASWGSAEHLREVAKLRHQLQKRSRHAPPSAGYELPHPPLPAGHAAGITQTMPLIPLNRLAPRLRRSVEGLNLELEEVFVSEKPDEQHEILDIPDGHRAPVPVQRCSSGSQSESSPGPLDPSLLSPSQSPCPLDPSLLSPSSSPCPLNPSLLCPSQSPCAMGEPEPVETLCPSPSTLLPSFALDPPLLQSCSSSPRPNKTCSFQREPPEGCERVRVCEETLSACQDEPLLQPSCPDPNKVNFTPHGGSAFCPVSLLKPLLPSMDLLFRGLSVSPVTGCPGQASPTRHLGMQ is encoded by the exons ATGTCGGCCAGAAGTGGAGCAGCAGCACCTCGGGGGTGCAGCAACCCCAGCCTGCTGCCCCTCAGAGCCACAGTGCCTTACCAGCTCCAGAGGGGCTCAGCTCTCCTCTGTCGAGAGGTCAACACGG CTGACAGGACTGCGGCTCGCCCGCCGAAACCCACCATGCGGCGAACCCTTTCTCTGGACGCCATCGTTGGACCGTATCTGCAGGGACAGTGGCCCAAAGAGGCGGAGAGCTCGGCTGTCACGTGCGTCAATGACAAAGCCACGCAG ACTCCAAGTTCCTGGGCCGAGGAGACCCGAGGAAGGAGAAGCAGTGGCGGGCACAAGCGCTCAGCGTCATGGGGCAGCGCAGAGCACCTGAGGGAG GTGGCCAAGCTGAGGCACCAGCTGCAGAAACGCTCCCGTCATGCTCCTCCCTCGGCAGGATATGAGCTGCCCCACCCCCCGCTGCCAGCGGGTCATGCAGCAGGCATCACTCAG ACGATGCCCCTGATTCCGCTGAACAGACTCGCCCCTCGGCTGCGACGCAGCGTCGAAGGTCTGAACCTGGAGCTGGAAGAGGTGTTTGTTTCGGAGAAACCTGACGAGCAGCACGAG ATTTTGGATATCCCAGATGGCCACAGGGCACCTGTCCCGGTCCAGAGATGCAGCAGTGGCTCTCAGAGCGAGTCCTCCCCGGGCCCCCTGgatccttccctcctctctccctctcagtccCCCTGTCCTCTAGATCCATCGCTTCTGTCGCCTTCAAGTTCCCCTTGTCCACTGAACCCATCTCTTTTGTGCCCATCACAGTCTCCGTGTGCCATGGGAGAGCCGG AGCCGGTGGAGACCCTGTGTCCCTCCCCGTCAACATTGCTCCCTTCATTTGCATTGGATCCTCCTTTGTTGCAgtcctgttcctcctctccacGTCCCAACAAAACCTGCTCCTTCCAGCGTGAGCCACCAGAGGGCTGCGAGAGAGTTCGAGTATGCGAGGAGACATT GTCTGCCTGTCAGGATGAGCCTCTGCTCCAGCCATCCTGCCCTGACCCCAATAAAGTCAACTTTACCCCCCATGGAGGCTCCGCTTTCTGCCCCGTCAGTCTTCTGAAGCCCCTGCTGCCCTCCATGGACCTCCTCTTCCGCGGCCTGTCAGTCTCTCCGGTCACTGGCTGCCCAGGTCAGGCCTCTCCCACCAGGCACCTGGGGATGCAGTAG
- the fam117aa gene encoding protein FAM117A isoform X2 → MMNFQPPSAPNQPPGAVNHTPPGRRSRVNVKKSTPSSWAEETRGRRSSGGHKRSASWGSAEHLREVAKLRHQLQKRSRHAPPSAGYELPHPPLPAGHAAGITQTMPLIPLNRLAPRLRRSVEGLNLELEEVFVSEKPDEQHEILDIPDGHRAPVPVQRCSSGSQSESSPGPLDPSLLSPSQSPCPLDPSLLSPSSSPCPLNPSLLCPSQSPCAMGEPEPVETLCPSPSTLLPSFALDPPLLQSCSSSPRPNKTCSFQREPPEGCERVRVCEETLSACQDEPLLQPSCPDPNKVNFTPHGGSAFCPVSLLKPLLPSMDLLFRGLSVSPVTGCPGQASPTRHLGMQ, encoded by the exons ATGATGAACTTCCAGCCGCCGTCCGCTCCCAACCAGCCGCCGGGAGCAGTTAACCACACTCCCCCCGGCAGGAGATCAAGAGTCAACGTGAAGAAATCG ACTCCAAGTTCCTGGGCCGAGGAGACCCGAGGAAGGAGAAGCAGTGGCGGGCACAAGCGCTCAGCGTCATGGGGCAGCGCAGAGCACCTGAGGGAG GTGGCCAAGCTGAGGCACCAGCTGCAGAAACGCTCCCGTCATGCTCCTCCCTCGGCAGGATATGAGCTGCCCCACCCCCCGCTGCCAGCGGGTCATGCAGCAGGCATCACTCAG ACGATGCCCCTGATTCCGCTGAACAGACTCGCCCCTCGGCTGCGACGCAGCGTCGAAGGTCTGAACCTGGAGCTGGAAGAGGTGTTTGTTTCGGAGAAACCTGACGAGCAGCACGAG ATTTTGGATATCCCAGATGGCCACAGGGCACCTGTCCCGGTCCAGAGATGCAGCAGTGGCTCTCAGAGCGAGTCCTCCCCGGGCCCCCTGgatccttccctcctctctccctctcagtccCCCTGTCCTCTAGATCCATCGCTTCTGTCGCCTTCAAGTTCCCCTTGTCCACTGAACCCATCTCTTTTGTGCCCATCACAGTCTCCGTGTGCCATGGGAGAGCCGG AGCCGGTGGAGACCCTGTGTCCCTCCCCGTCAACATTGCTCCCTTCATTTGCATTGGATCCTCCTTTGTTGCAgtcctgttcctcctctccacGTCCCAACAAAACCTGCTCCTTCCAGCGTGAGCCACCAGAGGGCTGCGAGAGAGTTCGAGTATGCGAGGAGACATT GTCTGCCTGTCAGGATGAGCCTCTGCTCCAGCCATCCTGCCCTGACCCCAATAAAGTCAACTTTACCCCCCATGGAGGCTCCGCTTTCTGCCCCGTCAGTCTTCTGAAGCCCCTGCTGCCCTCCATGGACCTCCTCTTCCGCGGCCTGTCAGTCTCTCCGGTCACTGGCTGCCCAGGTCAGGCCTCTCCCACCAGGCACCTGGGGATGCAGTAG
- the rundc3aa gene encoding RUN domain-containing protein 3A isoform X1 produces MESGCIQTAMAMGLTSKKASARSVGVERKNLITVCRFSVKTLLEKYTAEPIDDSSEEFMNFAAILEHILSHRFKGNTAGSGSWFSSDGQRSFWEYIRLACSKVQNNCIASIENIENISTSRAKGRAWIRVALMEKRLSEYVSTALRDTRTTRRFYDDGAIMLREEATVLTGMLIGLSAIDFSFCLKGETLDGKSPAVIDYTPYLKFTQSYDYLSDEEDRRSVDSSNSEESVPEHPYIPLVTDEESWSNKCRKMEQRFKIVYAQKGYLEELVRLRESQLKNVETENKCLRAKVEELTVQSQQEKKELEAIVLELQAQLSALMPCDSSHLAKDLSIPLVNQWSAVTNNQGDVKLFRRRSFHSLEQLSAEVSLNSDSQKTGDGRQNGDAAWTSGGKDNTPSMLGLCGSLASLPSSKSLASLKSSECLVNISTEASPALSPS; encoded by the exons ATTCTCTGTAAAGACTCTCCTAGAAAAGTACACAGCAGAGCCCATAGATGACTCATCTGAGGAGTTTATGAACTTTGCCGCCATTTTAGAGCACATCCTCAGCCACCGCTTCAAAGGTAACACTGCAG GTTCGGGGAGCTGGTTCAGCTCAGATGGACAGCGCAGTTTCTGGGAATATATTCGGCTGGCGTGCAGCAAGGTGCAGAACAACTGCATCGCCAGCATCGAAAACATAGAGAACATCAGCACGTCACGAGCCAAG GGGCGGGCATGGATTCGAGTGGCGCTGATGGAAAAACGTCTGTCTGAATATGTATCCACTGCTCTGAGGGACACAAGAACAACTAG GAGGTTCTACGATGATGGAGCCATCATGCTGAGAGAGGAGGCCACAGTCCTGACCGGCATGCTGATTGGCCTGAGTGCCATTGACTTCAG cttttgCTTGAAGGGGGAAACTCTGGACGGTAAATCGCCTGCTGTGATTGACTACACGCCGTACCTGAAGTTCACTCAGAG CTACGACTACCTGAGCGATGAGGAGGACCGTCGCAGCGTGGACAGCAGCAACAGCGAGGAGAGCGTCCCAGAGCATCCCTACATCCCTCTGGTGACCGACGAGGAGAGCTGGAGCAACAAGTGTCGCAAGATGGAGCAGAGGTTTAAGATCGTCTACGCCCAAAAG GGCTACCTGGAGGAGCTGGTGCGCCTGCGGGAGTCGCAGCTGAAGAACGTGGAGACGGAGAACAAGTGTCTGAGAGCCAAGGTGGAGGAGCTGACGGTCCAGAGCCAGCAAGAGAAGAAGGAGCTGGAGGCCATCGTGTTGGAGCTGCAGGCACAACT CTCTGCCCTCATGCCCTGTGATTCCTCCCACCTGGCGAAAGATCTTTCCATCCCGCTGGTCAACCAGTGGTCCGCCGTCACAAACAACCAGGGTGACGTCAAGCTCTTCCGCAG GAGGAGTTTCCACAGTTTGGAGCAGCTTTCTGCTGAAGTCAGTCTGAACTCGGACTCCCAGAAGACTGGAGACGGGAGGCAGAACGGAGACGCCGCCTGGACTTcaggag gaAAAGACAACACTCCCTCCATGCTGGGCCTGTGCGGCTCTCTGGCCTCTTTGCCGAGCTCCAAGTCCCTGGCCAGCCTCAAGTCCAGTGAGTGTTTGGTCAACATCAGCACTGAAGCCAGCCCTGCGCTCTCTCCCAGCTAG
- the rundc3aa gene encoding RUN domain-containing protein 3A isoform X2, which yields MESGCIQTAMAMGLTSKKASARSVGVERKNLITVCRFSVKTLLEKYTAEPIDDSSEEFMNFAAILEHILSHRFKGSGSWFSSDGQRSFWEYIRLACSKVQNNCIASIENIENISTSRAKGRAWIRVALMEKRLSEYVSTALRDTRTTRRFYDDGAIMLREEATVLTGMLIGLSAIDFSFCLKGETLDGKSPAVIDYTPYLKFTQSYDYLSDEEDRRSVDSSNSEESVPEHPYIPLVTDEESWSNKCRKMEQRFKIVYAQKGYLEELVRLRESQLKNVETENKCLRAKVEELTVQSQQEKKELEAIVLELQAQLSALMPCDSSHLAKDLSIPLVNQWSAVTNNQGDVKLFRRRSFHSLEQLSAEVSLNSDSQKTGDGRQNGDAAWTSGGKDNTPSMLGLCGSLASLPSSKSLASLKSSECLVNISTEASPALSPS from the exons ATTCTCTGTAAAGACTCTCCTAGAAAAGTACACAGCAGAGCCCATAGATGACTCATCTGAGGAGTTTATGAACTTTGCCGCCATTTTAGAGCACATCCTCAGCCACCGCTTCAAAG GTTCGGGGAGCTGGTTCAGCTCAGATGGACAGCGCAGTTTCTGGGAATATATTCGGCTGGCGTGCAGCAAGGTGCAGAACAACTGCATCGCCAGCATCGAAAACATAGAGAACATCAGCACGTCACGAGCCAAG GGGCGGGCATGGATTCGAGTGGCGCTGATGGAAAAACGTCTGTCTGAATATGTATCCACTGCTCTGAGGGACACAAGAACAACTAG GAGGTTCTACGATGATGGAGCCATCATGCTGAGAGAGGAGGCCACAGTCCTGACCGGCATGCTGATTGGCCTGAGTGCCATTGACTTCAG cttttgCTTGAAGGGGGAAACTCTGGACGGTAAATCGCCTGCTGTGATTGACTACACGCCGTACCTGAAGTTCACTCAGAG CTACGACTACCTGAGCGATGAGGAGGACCGTCGCAGCGTGGACAGCAGCAACAGCGAGGAGAGCGTCCCAGAGCATCCCTACATCCCTCTGGTGACCGACGAGGAGAGCTGGAGCAACAAGTGTCGCAAGATGGAGCAGAGGTTTAAGATCGTCTACGCCCAAAAG GGCTACCTGGAGGAGCTGGTGCGCCTGCGGGAGTCGCAGCTGAAGAACGTGGAGACGGAGAACAAGTGTCTGAGAGCCAAGGTGGAGGAGCTGACGGTCCAGAGCCAGCAAGAGAAGAAGGAGCTGGAGGCCATCGTGTTGGAGCTGCAGGCACAACT CTCTGCCCTCATGCCCTGTGATTCCTCCCACCTGGCGAAAGATCTTTCCATCCCGCTGGTCAACCAGTGGTCCGCCGTCACAAACAACCAGGGTGACGTCAAGCTCTTCCGCAG GAGGAGTTTCCACAGTTTGGAGCAGCTTTCTGCTGAAGTCAGTCTGAACTCGGACTCCCAGAAGACTGGAGACGGGAGGCAGAACGGAGACGCCGCCTGGACTTcaggag gaAAAGACAACACTCCCTCCATGCTGGGCCTGTGCGGCTCTCTGGCCTCTTTGCCGAGCTCCAAGTCCCTGGCCAGCCTCAAGTCCAGTGAGTGTTTGGTCAACATCAGCACTGAAGCCAGCCCTGCGCTCTCTCCCAGCTAG